In a genomic window of Maridesulfovibrio ferrireducens:
- a CDS encoding RelA/SpoT family protein, which produces MIRINEITDIVSTYIDDPDMDLIRRAYVFSARAHEGQVRLSGEPYLSHPLHVAKILADMRMDEPTVAAGLLHDTVEDTDTTIDEIADLFGEEVADIVDGVTKIGMMDFESKAIAKAENIRKMILAMAEDIRVLMVKLADRLHNMSTLDFQKSYKQLLIAQETLDIYSPLANRLGLYMVKRDLEDLCLYYLKPDIYQNITDGLERQHTLGKEYVDKVLGLLHDVLESNELKGSINGRTKHKYSIYNKMTRQGLELDEVHDIIAFRVVVESVKECYAVLGLVHSMWMPVAGRFKDYISIPKANMYQSLHTTVVGPEGERIEIQIRTEEMQKVAEYGVAAHWQYKESGTSSSKQNRDAERFSWLRQIMDWQRELEDPREFMSSLRFDLFNDEVYIFTPGGDIKELPDGATPVDFAYSIHTDVGNHCTGAKVNGRLVPLTTGLKNGDTVEIFTDKKRKPSRDWLKFVKTAKARTRIKHYIRTEEREHSISLAKEMLEKEGRRMNLNVPKAVKDGYFVMLADEFSCGNVDDLLSNIGYSRITPKKVLRRLYAVINNIEGEPEEAEIHEPQVSEDKSQNVANSIEIEGVDNVLIRFAGCCTPLPGEPIIGYISRGRGVVVHAATCPNVKSLEEERLLSVSWSGGQEEASHPAQISIRCKNIKGLLAKICSVLAEQDVNIDSGTFKSDVDGISLLEFTVEVRDLGHLHRALNRLKTIDAVLETTRIS; this is translated from the coding sequence ATGATAAGAATTAATGAAATTACTGATATAGTCAGTACCTATATTGATGATCCTGATATGGATCTCATTCGGAGAGCTTATGTGTTCTCTGCGCGCGCTCACGAAGGACAGGTGCGTCTTTCGGGTGAGCCTTATTTGTCTCACCCTCTCCATGTTGCGAAAATTTTAGCTGATATGCGGATGGATGAACCTACTGTTGCAGCAGGTCTCCTTCATGATACAGTTGAAGATACAGATACAACAATCGATGAAATTGCAGACCTTTTCGGGGAAGAGGTCGCGGATATTGTCGACGGCGTGACCAAAATAGGAATGATGGATTTTGAGTCCAAAGCAATAGCTAAAGCAGAAAATATCCGTAAGATGATTCTAGCTATGGCTGAAGATATTCGTGTACTTATGGTTAAGCTTGCTGACCGTTTGCACAATATGAGTACTCTGGATTTCCAGAAGAGTTACAAGCAGCTTTTAATAGCTCAGGAAACACTGGATATTTATTCTCCGCTTGCTAACAGGCTCGGCCTGTACATGGTTAAGCGTGATCTTGAAGACCTTTGTCTTTACTATTTAAAACCGGATATTTACCAGAACATTACCGACGGCCTTGAACGTCAGCATACTCTGGGTAAAGAATATGTTGATAAAGTGCTGGGTCTTTTGCATGACGTTTTGGAAAGCAACGAACTCAAAGGTTCTATTAACGGTAGAACCAAGCATAAATATAGCATTTATAATAAAATGACGCGTCAGGGACTTGAGCTTGATGAAGTTCATGACATCATAGCTTTCAGGGTCGTAGTTGAATCTGTGAAGGAATGTTACGCGGTCCTTGGACTGGTTCATTCCATGTGGATGCCTGTTGCAGGACGTTTCAAGGATTATATTTCTATTCCTAAAGCCAATATGTATCAGAGTTTGCATACGACTGTTGTCGGTCCCGAAGGGGAGCGCATCGAGATTCAGATTCGTACTGAAGAAATGCAGAAGGTTGCTGAATACGGTGTTGCCGCTCATTGGCAATATAAGGAATCCGGCACAAGTTCTTCAAAGCAGAATAGAGATGCTGAGCGTTTTTCATGGCTCAGGCAGATTATGGACTGGCAGCGCGAGCTTGAAGATCCTCGCGAATTTATGTCCTCGCTCAGGTTTGATCTGTTTAATGACGAAGTTTATATTTTCACGCCCGGCGGTGATATTAAAGAACTGCCGGACGGTGCTACTCCTGTAGATTTTGCTTATTCAATTCATACTGATGTCGGTAATCACTGCACCGGGGCAAAAGTTAACGGCAGACTCGTTCCGCTCACAACCGGTCTTAAAAACGGTGATACCGTTGAAATTTTTACTGATAAAAAACGTAAGCCCAGCCGTGACTGGCTTAAGTTTGTAAAGACTGCAAAGGCCCGTACCCGTATCAAGCATTACATCAGGACTGAGGAAAGAGAGCACTCTATCAGTCTGGCTAAAGAGATGCTTGAGAAAGAAGGCCGCCGCATGAATCTTAACGTGCCTAAAGCTGTCAAAGACGGTTATTTCGTCATGCTTGCGGATGAATTTTCATGTGGAAATGTTGATGATTTACTTTCAAATATCGGATATTCGCGAATTACTCCTAAGAAAGTTTTGCGCCGGCTTTATGCGGTAATCAACAACATTGAAGGAGAGCCGGAAGAGGCTGAGATTCATGAACCGCAAGTCAGTGAAGATAAGAGCCAGAATGTCGCCAACTCCATTGAGATTGAAGGCGTTGATAATGTCCTTATTCGTTTTGCCGGTTGCTGTACTCCGTTGCCCGGTGAACCTATCATCGGATATATCAGTCGTGGGCGTGGAGTGGTTGTTCATGCCGCAACCTGTCCGAATGTAAAAAGTCTTGAGGAAGAGCGCCTCTTAAGCGTTTCGTGGTCCGGCGGACAGGAAGAAGCTTCTCATCCTGCGCAGATAAGTATTCGTTGTAAAAATATCAAAGGGCTGCTTGCAAAAATTTGTTCTGTTTTGGCTGAGCAGGACGTGAATATTGATTCAGGCACATTTAAGTCTGATGTGGATGGTATTTCATTGCTGGAATTCACAGTAGAAGTTCGCGACCTCGGACATCTGCATCGCGCATTAAACAGGCTTAAAACTATTGATGCAGTGCTGGAAACGACAAGGATCAGTTAA